The Leishmania mexicana MHOM/GT/2001/U1103 complete genome, chromosome 32 genome has a window encoding:
- a CDS encoding putative succinyl-coA:3-ketoacid-coenzyme A transferase,mitochondrial precursor, with protein MLRRNFWRLVGLNKVQSLEEAVADMTDGISVAVGGFGCSGVPDAVISAMCTKGVKDMTLYTDSAGVDGFGLARLIESKQVRRICCSFVGMNKIFKKRYLEGDVELEFVPQGTLAERMRAGGAGIPAFYTATAYGTQRQTGGQIIRYDKNGAPCVISEPKETRQFGDRWYVLEKTIRPDYAIVKALKADKSGNLVFRGTARNFNIPAAQCGRRVIAEVEQVVENGEIHPDDVHLPGLYVHRVVQASYEVPIEKRTVFGSGAQPSSGNPSDDRQRIARRAALEFADGMYANLGIGIPTEAANYMPAGVTVTLHSENGLLGMGPFPTADKVSADWINAGKQTISYMPGAACFDSATSFAMIRGGHMNLTMLGALEVSSHGDLANWGIPGKLVNGPGGAMDLVASGSRVVVAMSHCNKRGDSKLVERCSLPVTGLHCVNRIITEKAVFDVIDKHLVLKEVAEGLTVDDIKNCTAAHFEVDKVKPIAYAAPVSG; from the coding sequence ATGCTTCGTCGTAACTTCTGGCGCCTCGTCGGCCTCAACAAGGTACAGTCCTTGGAGGAGGCCGTCGCGGACATGACGGATGGCATCTCTGTCGCGGTCGGCGGATTCGGCTGCAGTGGTGTGCCGGACGCTGTCATCAGCGCCATGTGTACAAAGGGTGTAAAGGACATGACTCTCTACACGGACTCGGCGGGTGTCGACGGCTTCGGCCTCGCCCGCCTCATCGAGTCAAAgcaggtgcgccgcatcTGCTGCTCTTTTGTAGGCATGAACAAGATCTTCAAGAAGCGGTACCTCGAGGGCGACGTCGAGCTCGAGTTTGTGCCGCAGGGAACACTGGCGGAGCGCATGCGTGCCGGTGGCGCGGGCATCCCTGCCTTTtacacggcgacggcgtacGGGACGCAGCGTCAGACAGGAGGGCAGATTATCCGGTACGACAAGAACGGTGCGCCGTGTGTCATCTCGGAGCCGAAGGAGACGCGCCAGTTCGGGGATCGGTGGTACGTTCTGGAGAAGACGATCCGGCCGGATTACGCGATTGTGAAGGCGCTGAAGGCGGACAAGAGCGGCAACCTTGTGTTCCGCGGAACTGCGCGCAACTTCAACATCCCTGCTGCGCAGTGTGGGCGGCGCGTGATCGCGGAAGTGGAGCAGGTGGTAGAGAACGGCGAAATCCACCCGGACGACGTGCACTTGCCTGGCTTGTACGTGCATCGCGTTGTGCAAGCGTCGTACGAGGTGCCTATCGAGAAGCGAACTGTGTTCGGTAGCGGTGCGCAGCCAAGCAGCGGGAACCCGAGCGACGACCGCCAGAGGATcgcgcggcgggcggcgctggagttTGCAGACGGCATGTACGCGAACCTCGGCATCGGCATCCCGACAGAGGCAGCAAACTATATGCCCGCCGGCGTGACGGTGACGCTGCATTCTGAGAACGGGCTGTTGGGCATGGGCCCATTCCCGACAGCGGACAAGGTGAGCGCCGACTGGATCAACGCCGGAAAGCAGACGATCTCGTACATGCCTGGAGCAGCATGCTTCGACAGCGCGACGTCGTTCGCAATGATTCGCGGCGGCCACATGAACCTGACGATGCTGGGTGCGCTTGAGGTTTCGTCGCACGGCGACCTCGCGAACTGGGGTATCCCCGGCAAGCTCGTCAACGGCCCTGGTGGTGCGATGGACCTCGTCGCGAGCGGCTCtcgcgtggtggtggcaatGTCGCACTGCAACAAGAGAGGCGACTCGAAGCTTGTGGAGAGGTGCTCGCTGCCCGTGACGGGCCTGCATTGCGTGAACCGCATCATTACGGAAAAAGCTGTGTTTGACGTGATCGACAAACATCTCGTGCTGAAGGAGGTTGCAGAGGGTCTCACAGTAGACGATATCAAGAACTGCACTGCTGCTCACTTCGAAGTGGACAAGGTGAAGCCGATAGCATACGCCGCCCCCGTATCCGGCTGA